The Bos indicus x Bos taurus breed Angus x Brahman F1 hybrid chromosome 3, Bos_hybrid_MaternalHap_v2.0, whole genome shotgun sequence genome includes a window with the following:
- the KCNC4 gene encoding potassium voltage-gated channel subfamily C member 4 isoform X2, with product MISSVCVSSYRGRKSGNKPPSKTCLKEEMAKGEASEKIIINVGGTRHETYRSTLRTLPGTRLAWLADPDGGGRPESDGGGAGSSCGGGCEFFFDRHPGVFAYVLNYYRTGKLHCPADVCGPLFEEELTFWGIDETDVEPCCWMTYRQHRDAEEALDIFESPDGGGGGAGPGDEAGDDERELALQRLGPHEGGAGPGAGPGGCRGWQPRMWALFEDPYSSRAARVVAFASLFFILVSITTFCLETHEAFNIDRNVTEIHRVGNTTSVRFRREVETEPILTYIEGVCVLWFTLEFLVRIVCCPDTLDFVKNLLNIIDFVAILPFYLEVGLSGLSSKAARDVLGFLRVVRFVRILRIFKLTRHFVGLRVLGHTLRASTNEFLLLIIFLALGVLIFATMIYYAERIGARPSDPRGNDHTDFKNIPIGFWWAVVTMTTLGYGDMYPKTWSGMLVGALCALAGVLTIAMPVPVIVNNFGMYYSLAMAKQKLPKKRKKHVPRPPQLESPIYCKSQETSPRDSTYSDASPPAPEEGVVERKRADSKQNGDANAVLSDEEGAGLTQPLASAPTPEERRALRRSGTRDRNKKAAACFLLSAGDYACADGSVRKETCQDALSSNYAQAEVLTLS from the exons ATGATCAGCTCGGTGTGTGTCTCCTCCTACCGCGGGCGCAAGTCGGGGAACAAGCCTCCGTCCAAAACATGTCTGAAGGAGGAGATGGCCAAGGGCGAGGCGTCGGAGAAGATCATCATCAACGTGGGCGGCACGCGACATGAGACCTACCGCAGCACCCTGCGCACCCTACCGGGCACCCGCCTCGCCTGGCTGGCCGATCCCGACGGCGGGGGCCGGCCCGAGTCCGATGGCGGTGGTGCAGGCAGCAGCTGCGGCGGGGGCTGTGAGTTCTTCTTCGACCGGCACCCGGGCGTCTTTGCTTACGTGCTCAACTACTACCGCACGGGCAAGCTGCACTGCCCCGCCGACGTATGCGGCCCCCTCTTTGAGGAGGAGCTCACCTTCTGGGGCATCGACGAGACCGACGTGGAGCCCTGCTGCTGGATGACCTACCGGCAGCACCGCGACGCCGAGGAGGCGCTCGACATCTTCGAGAGCCCGGACGGAGGCGGTGGGGGTGCGGGGCCCGGCGACGAGGCCGGCGACGACGAGCGGGAGCTGGCATTGCAGCGCCTGGGGCCCCACGAAGGAGGCGCGGGCCCTGGCGCGGGGCCCGGGGGCTGCCGCGGCTGGCAGCCCCGCATGTGGGCGCTCTTCGAGGATCCCTACTCCTCACGGGCGGCCAGG GTGGTGGCCTTCGCCTCTCTCTTCTTCATCCTGGTGTCCATCACCACCTTCTGCCTGGAGACCCACGAGGCTTTCAACATCGACCGCAACGTGACGGAGATTCACCGGGTGGGGAATACTACCAGCGTGCGCTTCCGGCGGGAGGTGGAGACGGAGCCCATCCTGACCTACATCGAGGGCGTgtgcgtgctgtggttcacgctGGAATTCCTGGTGCGCATCGTGTGCTGCCCGGACACGCTGGACTTCGTCAAGAACCTGCTCAACATCATCGACTTCGTGGCCATCCTGCCCTTCTACCTGGAGGTGGGACTGAGTGGCTTGTCATCCAAGGCGGCCCGCGACGTGCTGGGCTTCTTGCGCGTGGTGCGCTTCGTGCGCATCCTACGCATCTTCAAGCTCACACGCCACTTTGTGGGGCTGCGCGTGCTGGGCCACACCCTGCGCGCCAGCACCAACGAGTTCCTGCTGCTCATCATCTTCCTGGCCCTGGGCGTGCTTATCTTCGCCACCATGATCTACTACGCGGAGCGCATCGGCGCTAGGCCCTCCGACCCGCGGGGCAATGACCACACCGACTTCAAGAACATCCCCATCGGCTTCTGGTGGGCCGTCGTCACCATGACAACACTGGGCTACGGGGACATGTACCCCAAGACATGGTCCGGCATGCTGGTGGGGGCGCTGTGTGCACTGGCCGGCGTGCTCACCATTGCCATGCCCGTACCTGTCATTGTCAACAACTTTGGCATGTACTACTCTCTGGCCATGGCCAAGCAGAAGCTGCCCAAGAAACGGAAGAAGCATGTACCTCGGCCGCCCCAGCTGGAGTCGCCCATTTACTGCAAGTCACAGGAGACCTCGCCCAGGGACAGCACCTACAGTGATGCCAGCCCCCCTGCCCCAGAAGAGGGTGTGGTTGAGAGGAAACGGGCAG ATTCCAAGCAGAATGGCGATGCCAATGCGGTGCTGTCGGACGAGGAGGGAGCCGGCCTCACCCAGCCCCTGgcctccgcccccacccctgaGGAGCGCAGGGCCCTGCGCCGCTCCGGCACCCGAGACAGAAACAAGAAGGCAGCTGCCTGCTTCCTGCTCAGCGCTGGGGACTATGCCTGCGCCGATGGTAGTGTCCGCAAAG AGACCTGCCAAGACGCCCTCTCGTCCAACTATGCCCAGGCCGAAGTCCTCACCCTCTCTTAA
- the KCNC4 gene encoding potassium voltage-gated channel subfamily C member 4 isoform X3 — translation MISSVCVSSYRGRKSGNKPPSKTCLKEEMAKGEASEKIIINVGGTRHETYRSTLRTLPGTRLAWLADPDGGGRPESDGGGAGSSCGGGCEFFFDRHPGVFAYVLNYYRTGKLHCPADVCGPLFEEELTFWGIDETDVEPCCWMTYRQHRDAEEALDIFESPDGGGGGAGPGDEAGDDERELALQRLGPHEGGAGPGAGPGGCRGWQPRMWALFEDPYSSRAARVVAFASLFFILVSITTFCLETHEAFNIDRNVTEIHRVGNTTSVRFRREVETEPILTYIEGVCVLWFTLEFLVRIVCCPDTLDFVKNLLNIIDFVAILPFYLEVGLSGLSSKAARDVLGFLRVVRFVRILRIFKLTRHFVGLRVLGHTLRASTNEFLLLIIFLALGVLIFATMIYYAERIGARPSDPRGNDHTDFKNIPIGFWWAVVTMTTLGYGDMYPKTWSGMLVGALCALAGVLTIAMPVPVIVNNFGMYYSLAMAKQKLPKKRKKHVPRPPQLESPIYCKSQETSPRDSTYSDASPPAPEEGVVERKRADSKQNGDANAVLSDEEGAGLTQPLASAPTPEERRALRRSGTRDRNKKAAACFLLSAGDYACADGSVRKEGNVEPKACVPVSHTCAL, via the exons ATGATCAGCTCGGTGTGTGTCTCCTCCTACCGCGGGCGCAAGTCGGGGAACAAGCCTCCGTCCAAAACATGTCTGAAGGAGGAGATGGCCAAGGGCGAGGCGTCGGAGAAGATCATCATCAACGTGGGCGGCACGCGACATGAGACCTACCGCAGCACCCTGCGCACCCTACCGGGCACCCGCCTCGCCTGGCTGGCCGATCCCGACGGCGGGGGCCGGCCCGAGTCCGATGGCGGTGGTGCAGGCAGCAGCTGCGGCGGGGGCTGTGAGTTCTTCTTCGACCGGCACCCGGGCGTCTTTGCTTACGTGCTCAACTACTACCGCACGGGCAAGCTGCACTGCCCCGCCGACGTATGCGGCCCCCTCTTTGAGGAGGAGCTCACCTTCTGGGGCATCGACGAGACCGACGTGGAGCCCTGCTGCTGGATGACCTACCGGCAGCACCGCGACGCCGAGGAGGCGCTCGACATCTTCGAGAGCCCGGACGGAGGCGGTGGGGGTGCGGGGCCCGGCGACGAGGCCGGCGACGACGAGCGGGAGCTGGCATTGCAGCGCCTGGGGCCCCACGAAGGAGGCGCGGGCCCTGGCGCGGGGCCCGGGGGCTGCCGCGGCTGGCAGCCCCGCATGTGGGCGCTCTTCGAGGATCCCTACTCCTCACGGGCGGCCAGG GTGGTGGCCTTCGCCTCTCTCTTCTTCATCCTGGTGTCCATCACCACCTTCTGCCTGGAGACCCACGAGGCTTTCAACATCGACCGCAACGTGACGGAGATTCACCGGGTGGGGAATACTACCAGCGTGCGCTTCCGGCGGGAGGTGGAGACGGAGCCCATCCTGACCTACATCGAGGGCGTgtgcgtgctgtggttcacgctGGAATTCCTGGTGCGCATCGTGTGCTGCCCGGACACGCTGGACTTCGTCAAGAACCTGCTCAACATCATCGACTTCGTGGCCATCCTGCCCTTCTACCTGGAGGTGGGACTGAGTGGCTTGTCATCCAAGGCGGCCCGCGACGTGCTGGGCTTCTTGCGCGTGGTGCGCTTCGTGCGCATCCTACGCATCTTCAAGCTCACACGCCACTTTGTGGGGCTGCGCGTGCTGGGCCACACCCTGCGCGCCAGCACCAACGAGTTCCTGCTGCTCATCATCTTCCTGGCCCTGGGCGTGCTTATCTTCGCCACCATGATCTACTACGCGGAGCGCATCGGCGCTAGGCCCTCCGACCCGCGGGGCAATGACCACACCGACTTCAAGAACATCCCCATCGGCTTCTGGTGGGCCGTCGTCACCATGACAACACTGGGCTACGGGGACATGTACCCCAAGACATGGTCCGGCATGCTGGTGGGGGCGCTGTGTGCACTGGCCGGCGTGCTCACCATTGCCATGCCCGTACCTGTCATTGTCAACAACTTTGGCATGTACTACTCTCTGGCCATGGCCAAGCAGAAGCTGCCCAAGAAACGGAAGAAGCATGTACCTCGGCCGCCCCAGCTGGAGTCGCCCATTTACTGCAAGTCACAGGAGACCTCGCCCAGGGACAGCACCTACAGTGATGCCAGCCCCCCTGCCCCAGAAGAGGGTGTGGTTGAGAGGAAACGGGCAG ATTCCAAGCAGAATGGCGATGCCAATGCGGTGCTGTCGGACGAGGAGGGAGCCGGCCTCACCCAGCCCCTGgcctccgcccccacccctgaGGAGCGCAGGGCCCTGCGCCGCTCCGGCACCCGAGACAGAAACAAGAAGGCAGCTGCCTGCTTCCTGCTCAGCGCTGGGGACTATGCCTGCGCCGATGGTAGTGTCCGCAAAG AAGGCAATGTTGAGCCGAAAGCGTGCGTCCCAGTGTCTCACACCTGTGCTCTTTAA
- the KCNC4 gene encoding potassium voltage-gated channel subfamily C member 4 isoform X1 — MISSVCVSSYRGRKSGNKPPSKTCLKEEMAKGEASEKIIINVGGTRHETYRSTLRTLPGTRLAWLADPDGGGRPESDGGGAGSSCGGGCEFFFDRHPGVFAYVLNYYRTGKLHCPADVCGPLFEEELTFWGIDETDVEPCCWMTYRQHRDAEEALDIFESPDGGGGGAGPGDEAGDDERELALQRLGPHEGGAGPGAGPGGCRGWQPRMWALFEDPYSSRAARVVAFASLFFILVSITTFCLETHEAFNIDRNVTEIHRVGNTTSVRFRREVETEPILTYIEGVCVLWFTLEFLVRIVCCPDTLDFVKNLLNIIDFVAILPFYLEVGLSGLSSKAARDVLGFLRVVRFVRILRIFKLTRHFVGLRVLGHTLRASTNEFLLLIIFLALGVLIFATMIYYAERIGARPSDPRGNDHTDFKNIPIGFWWAVVTMTTLGYGDMYPKTWSGMLVGALCALAGVLTIAMPVPVIVNNFGMYYSLAMAKQKLPKKRKKHVPRPPQLESPIYCKSQETSPRDSTYSDASPPAPEEGVVERKRADSKQNGDANAVLSDEEGAGLTQPLASAPTPEERRALRRSGTRDRNKKAAACFLLSAGDYACADGSVRKGCGKSRSLNNIAGAAGTSLGLSPLASRYSSPYPPRKPLLAHPFHPLTSPPPGHSAS, encoded by the exons ATGATCAGCTCGGTGTGTGTCTCCTCCTACCGCGGGCGCAAGTCGGGGAACAAGCCTCCGTCCAAAACATGTCTGAAGGAGGAGATGGCCAAGGGCGAGGCGTCGGAGAAGATCATCATCAACGTGGGCGGCACGCGACATGAGACCTACCGCAGCACCCTGCGCACCCTACCGGGCACCCGCCTCGCCTGGCTGGCCGATCCCGACGGCGGGGGCCGGCCCGAGTCCGATGGCGGTGGTGCAGGCAGCAGCTGCGGCGGGGGCTGTGAGTTCTTCTTCGACCGGCACCCGGGCGTCTTTGCTTACGTGCTCAACTACTACCGCACGGGCAAGCTGCACTGCCCCGCCGACGTATGCGGCCCCCTCTTTGAGGAGGAGCTCACCTTCTGGGGCATCGACGAGACCGACGTGGAGCCCTGCTGCTGGATGACCTACCGGCAGCACCGCGACGCCGAGGAGGCGCTCGACATCTTCGAGAGCCCGGACGGAGGCGGTGGGGGTGCGGGGCCCGGCGACGAGGCCGGCGACGACGAGCGGGAGCTGGCATTGCAGCGCCTGGGGCCCCACGAAGGAGGCGCGGGCCCTGGCGCGGGGCCCGGGGGCTGCCGCGGCTGGCAGCCCCGCATGTGGGCGCTCTTCGAGGATCCCTACTCCTCACGGGCGGCCAGG GTGGTGGCCTTCGCCTCTCTCTTCTTCATCCTGGTGTCCATCACCACCTTCTGCCTGGAGACCCACGAGGCTTTCAACATCGACCGCAACGTGACGGAGATTCACCGGGTGGGGAATACTACCAGCGTGCGCTTCCGGCGGGAGGTGGAGACGGAGCCCATCCTGACCTACATCGAGGGCGTgtgcgtgctgtggttcacgctGGAATTCCTGGTGCGCATCGTGTGCTGCCCGGACACGCTGGACTTCGTCAAGAACCTGCTCAACATCATCGACTTCGTGGCCATCCTGCCCTTCTACCTGGAGGTGGGACTGAGTGGCTTGTCATCCAAGGCGGCCCGCGACGTGCTGGGCTTCTTGCGCGTGGTGCGCTTCGTGCGCATCCTACGCATCTTCAAGCTCACACGCCACTTTGTGGGGCTGCGCGTGCTGGGCCACACCCTGCGCGCCAGCACCAACGAGTTCCTGCTGCTCATCATCTTCCTGGCCCTGGGCGTGCTTATCTTCGCCACCATGATCTACTACGCGGAGCGCATCGGCGCTAGGCCCTCCGACCCGCGGGGCAATGACCACACCGACTTCAAGAACATCCCCATCGGCTTCTGGTGGGCCGTCGTCACCATGACAACACTGGGCTACGGGGACATGTACCCCAAGACATGGTCCGGCATGCTGGTGGGGGCGCTGTGTGCACTGGCCGGCGTGCTCACCATTGCCATGCCCGTACCTGTCATTGTCAACAACTTTGGCATGTACTACTCTCTGGCCATGGCCAAGCAGAAGCTGCCCAAGAAACGGAAGAAGCATGTACCTCGGCCGCCCCAGCTGGAGTCGCCCATTTACTGCAAGTCACAGGAGACCTCGCCCAGGGACAGCACCTACAGTGATGCCAGCCCCCCTGCCCCAGAAGAGGGTGTGGTTGAGAGGAAACGGGCAG ATTCCAAGCAGAATGGCGATGCCAATGCGGTGCTGTCGGACGAGGAGGGAGCCGGCCTCACCCAGCCCCTGgcctccgcccccacccctgaGGAGCGCAGGGCCCTGCGCCGCTCCGGCACCCGAGACAGAAACAAGAAGGCAGCTGCCTGCTTCCTGCTCAGCGCTGGGGACTATGCCTGCGCCGATGGTAGTGTCCGCAAAG GCTGTGGAAAGTCCCGGAGCCTAAACAACATAGCGGGAGCGGCTGGAACCAGTCTGGGTCTGTCTCCACTGGCATCGCGATACAGCTCACCCTACCCTCCGAGAAAACCCCTGCTCGCCCACCCCTTCCACCCGCTCACCAGTCCACCCCCTGGACACTCGGCCTCGTAG